One stretch of Natronobacterium gregoryi SP2 DNA includes these proteins:
- the tenA gene encoding thiaminase II translates to MAFSDQLLEDGESVWEAQKRHPFVRELAAGSLDEEAFLTWVRQDYRYLLDYARVFAIGGAKARDEETMTHLLGVAHEILDFEMDLHREFAADYGIEPTDLETVQKSPTCVAYTNFLVRTAHEGSLAEIAAAIYPCGQGYLDIAEHIADNLEEEDNPYLPFVEKYTSDEFHEAVDWMRSFVDRCGERYPGEHEAMREAFLTSARLEHQFWEMAYTKEGWETTAIET, encoded by the coding sequence ATGGCGTTCAGCGATCAACTCCTCGAGGACGGCGAATCGGTCTGGGAAGCACAGAAGCGACATCCCTTCGTCCGGGAACTCGCGGCGGGAAGCTTAGACGAGGAGGCGTTTCTCACCTGGGTGCGACAGGACTACCGGTACCTGCTTGATTACGCTCGCGTCTTCGCCATCGGCGGCGCGAAGGCCCGCGACGAGGAGACGATGACACACCTGCTGGGCGTCGCCCACGAGATACTCGACTTCGAAATGGATCTCCACCGCGAGTTCGCCGCCGACTACGGGATCGAACCCACCGACCTCGAGACCGTCCAGAAGTCGCCGACCTGTGTCGCCTACACGAACTTCCTCGTGCGGACGGCACACGAGGGCTCGCTCGCCGAGATCGCGGCGGCGATCTACCCCTGTGGGCAGGGATATCTCGACATCGCCGAGCACATCGCCGACAACCTCGAGGAGGAAGACAATCCCTACCTGCCGTTCGTCGAGAAGTACACCAGCGACGAGTTCCACGAGGCCGTCGACTGGATGCGCTCGTTCGTCGACCGCTGTGGCGAACGCTACCCCGGCGAACACGAGGCCATGCGCGAGGCGTTCCTGACGAGTGCCCGACTCGAGCACCAGTTCTGGGAGATGGCGTACACGAAAGAAGGGTGGGAGACGACGGCAATCGAGACGTAG
- a CDS encoding DMT family transporter, producing the protein MRPDFETETTPYVALVFAIFAASTSAILVRWSQAPSSVAAFYRVLFTTALVAPVAVLRYREEFARLSSRDVVVAIAAGVALAVHFAAWFESLNHTSVAASVTLVQTQPIFVALGATLLLGERVSAETVAGIAVAIVGATAMSFGDAGQAPLSDATTYGNALALLGAVTVAGYVLAGRSIRQRVSLFPYVTVVYTACVVALGVLVTAQGHGFVAYPAREWLLFLGMAVGPGVFGHTVVNWVLKHLESVVVSVSWLGEPVGATLLALVLLAEVPDAITVAGGFVVLAGIYVTTIERERRNGVDTEHADLEVDPEESSTEG; encoded by the coding sequence GTGCGACCCGACTTCGAGACGGAGACGACACCGTACGTCGCGCTCGTCTTTGCGATCTTTGCGGCGAGTACGAGCGCCATTCTCGTTCGTTGGAGTCAGGCCCCGAGTTCGGTGGCGGCGTTCTACCGCGTCCTCTTTACGACGGCGCTCGTCGCGCCCGTCGCCGTCCTTCGGTACCGCGAGGAGTTCGCCCGCCTCTCGAGTCGTGATGTCGTCGTCGCCATCGCCGCGGGAGTCGCGCTCGCGGTTCACTTCGCGGCCTGGTTCGAGAGCCTGAACCACACGAGCGTCGCGGCGAGCGTGACGCTGGTCCAGACCCAGCCGATCTTCGTCGCACTCGGTGCCACGCTCTTGCTCGGCGAGCGAGTGTCCGCCGAAACGGTCGCCGGCATCGCCGTTGCGATCGTCGGTGCCACTGCGATGTCGTTCGGCGACGCGGGCCAGGCACCGCTGTCGGACGCGACGACGTACGGCAACGCGCTCGCGTTGCTTGGCGCGGTGACCGTCGCGGGCTACGTGCTCGCCGGCCGGTCGATCCGACAACGCGTCTCCCTGTTTCCCTACGTTACCGTCGTCTACACGGCCTGTGTGGTGGCACTCGGCGTCCTCGTCACCGCTCAGGGTCACGGGTTCGTCGCCTACCCGGCCCGCGAGTGGCTGCTCTTCCTGGGGATGGCCGTCGGCCCAGGCGTCTTCGGCCACACCGTCGTCAACTGGGTGTTGAAACACCTCGAGTCGGTCGTGGTCAGTGTCTCCTGGCTCGGCGAGCCCGTGGGTGCAACGTTGCTCGCGCTGGTCTTGCTCGCCGAGGTGCCCGATGCGATCACCGTCGCCGGTGGATTCGTGGTGCTCGCGGGAATTTACGTGACGACGATCGAACGCGAGCGGCGAAACGGGGTCGACACGGAGCACGCCGACCTCGAGGTCGACCCTGAAGAATCCAGTACCGAGGGCTAG
- the pstC gene encoding phosphate ABC transporter permease subunit PstC, translated as MSTEPQSGPGISGDDSLEAAHERNRRIRRLLFGCAAVTVVTTVAIFLVLFDNAASYFFGARISEMLFAGEAVERTVSFVEFFTGTRWAPAHATPAHGVLPIVWGTLAITIGAGLVSIPIGTATALYLSEYASTGTRNKLKPILEVLAGIPTIVYGYFAISFVTPILVDGIATDILNPIGSGLDSISHLAPFLLEPVSAWMLGASVGRYSMLAGIVVVGTMTIPMVSSISEDAMQAVPDDLRDGAYALGATKYQVSTRIVLPAAVSGIFASYILALSRAIGETMAVTLAAGFNPTLTVNPFDEIMTMTAYLVSMARGTSAVGTVEYQSLFAVGLLLFLLTLTMNLLNDRLKQRFQEEYR; from the coding sequence ATGAGTACCGAACCACAATCGGGACCGGGAATCTCGGGCGACGACAGCCTCGAGGCTGCCCACGAACGGAACCGGCGGATTCGTCGGCTCCTTTTCGGCTGTGCGGCGGTCACCGTCGTGACGACGGTCGCCATCTTCCTGGTCCTGTTCGACAACGCGGCGAGTTACTTCTTCGGTGCCCGGATCAGCGAGATGCTCTTTGCGGGCGAAGCCGTCGAACGGACGGTCTCGTTCGTCGAGTTCTTCACCGGGACCCGGTGGGCACCCGCTCATGCCACGCCTGCACACGGCGTCTTACCCATCGTCTGGGGGACGCTCGCGATCACGATCGGTGCCGGGCTGGTCTCGATTCCCATCGGAACCGCGACGGCACTGTACCTCTCCGAGTATGCCTCGACTGGAACGCGAAACAAGCTCAAGCCGATCCTCGAGGTGCTCGCCGGCATCCCGACGATCGTCTACGGCTACTTCGCGATTTCGTTCGTTACGCCCATACTGGTCGACGGGATCGCGACCGACATCCTGAACCCGATCGGTTCGGGACTCGACTCGATCAGTCACCTCGCACCGTTCCTCCTCGAGCCGGTTTCGGCCTGGATGCTGGGGGCTAGCGTCGGCCGATACAGTATGCTTGCCGGGATCGTCGTCGTCGGCACGATGACGATTCCGATGGTGTCGTCGATCAGTGAAGACGCGATGCAGGCAGTGCCCGACGATCTCAGAGACGGGGCGTACGCTCTCGGGGCGACGAAGTATCAGGTGTCGACCCGAATCGTCCTTCCAGCGGCGGTATCGGGGATCTTCGCGTCGTACATCCTTGCGCTCTCACGAGCGATCGGAGAGACGATGGCAGTCACGCTCGCCGCGGGGTTCAATCCGACCCTCACGGTGAACCCCTTCGACGAAATTATGACGATGACCGCCTATCTGGTCTCGATGGCCCGCGGGACGTCCGCGGTCGGGACCGTGGAGTACCAGAGCCTGTTCGCTGTTGGCCTGCTGTTGTTCCTGCTGACGCTTACGATGAACTTGCTCAACGACCGATTGAAACAGCGATTCCAGGAGGAGTACCGATGA
- a CDS encoding 2,5-diamino-6-(ribosylamino)-4(3H)-pyrimidinone 5'-phosphate reductase, with amino-acid sequence MHVVVNAATSADGKLSSRRREQIAISGEDDFDRVDRLRADSDAVVVGVGTVLADDPRLTVKDAERRDRRLEDGNPGNPARVVVDSKARTPLDADIVDDAATTYVCVSEAAPVDRRMALADQSDTELVTAGEDRVDLLRAFAALQEDGLERVMVEGGGELIFSLFEVGLVDELRVFVGPTVIGGRDAPTLADGEGFVEDFPTLDLEGVERIGDGVLLTWTATTGE; translated from the coding sequence ATGCACGTCGTCGTCAACGCCGCCACGAGCGCGGACGGCAAACTCTCCTCGAGACGCCGCGAACAGATCGCGATCAGCGGCGAAGACGATTTCGACCGAGTGGACAGATTGCGGGCCGACAGCGACGCCGTCGTCGTCGGCGTCGGCACCGTCCTCGCGGACGACCCCCGTCTCACCGTCAAAGACGCCGAACGCAGAGACCGGCGACTCGAGGACGGCAATCCCGGGAATCCCGCTCGAGTCGTCGTCGACTCGAAGGCCCGGACGCCGCTGGACGCAGATATCGTCGACGACGCGGCGACGACCTACGTCTGCGTGAGCGAGGCCGCGCCGGTCGACCGTCGAATGGCACTGGCCGACCAGTCCGACACTGAACTCGTGACCGCGGGCGAGGATCGGGTCGACCTCCTGCGGGCGTTCGCGGCGTTGCAAGAAGACGGCCTCGAGCGAGTCATGGTCGAGGGCGGGGGCGAACTCATCTTCTCGCTGTTCGAGGTCGGCCTGGTCGACGAACTTCGAGTCTTCGTGGGGCCGACCGTGATCGGCGGCCGCGACGCACCGACGCTGGCCGACGGCGAGGGGTTCGTCGAAGACTTTCCGACGCTCGACCTCGAGGGCGTCGAGCGAATCGGCGACGGCGTCTTGCTGACCTGGACGGCAACTACTGGGGAGTGA
- the udk gene encoding uridine kinase — MNIPSFVIGIAGGTGAGKTTVARRLAEAVGEPVTRIPLDNYYEDLSHLEYEERESVNYDHPSAFEWELLREHLETLLLGQSIEMPQYDFEAHNRKDERVPVEPTDVIVLEGIFSLYDEEILDMLDLRIYVLTDADVRILRRIDRDVVDRGRDLEEVIDQYLETVKPMHEQFVEPTKKEADVIIPEGANRSALALLIEKVESELDDDREDPGALGRTRDDGSVVDSSATR; from the coding sequence ATGAATATCCCGTCGTTCGTCATCGGGATCGCCGGGGGGACGGGGGCCGGGAAGACCACCGTCGCGCGGCGACTCGCCGAGGCAGTGGGCGAACCAGTCACGCGCATTCCGCTGGACAACTACTACGAGGACCTCTCACACCTCGAGTACGAGGAACGCGAGTCGGTCAACTACGACCATCCGTCCGCGTTCGAGTGGGAACTGCTGCGGGAGCACCTCGAGACGCTGTTGCTGGGGCAGTCGATCGAGATGCCCCAGTACGACTTCGAGGCCCACAATCGCAAGGACGAACGCGTGCCCGTCGAGCCGACGGACGTGATCGTCCTCGAGGGCATCTTCTCGCTGTACGACGAGGAGATCCTCGACATGCTCGATCTGCGGATCTACGTGTTGACCGACGCCGACGTCCGCATCCTGCGTCGAATCGACCGCGACGTCGTCGACCGCGGCCGTGATCTCGAGGAAGTCATCGACCAGTACCTCGAGACGGTCAAGCCGATGCACGAGCAGTTCGTCGAACCGACGAAGAAGGAAGCCGACGTAATCATTCCGGAGGGTGCGAACCGCTCTGCGCTGGCGCTTCTGATCGAGAAAGTCGAGTCCGAACTCGACGACGATCGGGAAGACCCCGGCGCTCTCGGCCGGACCCGGGACGACGGCTCGGTCGTCGACAGTTCGGCGACTCGCTAG
- a CDS encoding phosphate uptake regulator PhoU, with protein METRKVQVTGGSTYTVSLPKTWATENDVTSGDTVELYADDETLLVTPRTDTDHQEGTLEVSTLEDAELVRAVFTMYVSGFDVIRLEASRLTTDQRRVIRSAIQGLVGVEVVEEGADHVVVQDLLDSAELSIVNAVTRMRLIATAMLEDAVTALVENDDDIARDVIDRDDDIDRLWLVVSRIFRATLRSPGATEELGVSQEDCFDYHSSARQLERIADHAVKISQLALKLDAIPADVADALGELHESTTDILETAMDALFVEDSDEATELSHDVLESVRGIDGHTRRIDDLLRELDSVQAQSLGLVLDSLSRSADYGGNVAETALQNATPSP; from the coding sequence ATGGAGACGCGGAAAGTCCAGGTGACCGGCGGCTCGACGTACACCGTTTCGCTTCCGAAGACGTGGGCGACCGAAAACGACGTTACCAGCGGCGATACTGTCGAACTGTACGCCGACGACGAGACGCTCCTCGTAACACCCCGAACCGACACCGACCACCAGGAGGGGACACTCGAGGTGTCGACCCTCGAGGACGCGGAACTCGTTCGAGCGGTCTTTACGATGTACGTCAGCGGGTTCGACGTCATCCGACTCGAGGCGAGTCGCCTCACGACCGACCAGCGGCGGGTGATCCGCAGTGCCATACAGGGTCTCGTCGGCGTCGAAGTCGTCGAGGAAGGAGCTGACCACGTCGTCGTCCAGGATCTGCTCGATTCCGCGGAACTCTCGATCGTCAACGCCGTCACCCGGATGCGGCTGATCGCGACCGCGATGCTCGAAGATGCGGTCACGGCGTTGGTAGAGAACGACGACGACATCGCCCGAGACGTCATCGACCGGGACGACGATATCGATCGCCTGTGGCTCGTCGTCTCCCGGATATTCCGTGCGACGCTCCGATCACCCGGTGCCACGGAAGAACTCGGCGTGTCCCAAGAGGACTGTTTCGACTACCACTCGAGCGCCCGCCAACTCGAGCGGATCGCCGACCACGCGGTCAAGATCAGCCAACTGGCGCTCAAACTCGACGCTATCCCGGCAGACGTCGCAGACGCACTGGGAGAACTACACGAATCGACGACAGACATTCTCGAGACCGCCATGGACGCGCTGTTTGTCGAGGACAGCGACGAGGCGACCGAACTGAGCCACGATGTCCTCGAGTCAGTGCGCGGAATCGACGGACACACGCGCCGTATCGACGACCTGCTGCGAGAGCTCGACTCCGTGCAGGCACAGTCGCTCGGGCTCGTCCTCGACTCGCTCTCCCGGAGCGCGGACTACGGCGGCAACGTCGCCGAGACGGCGCTCCAGAACGCCACACCGAGTCCCTGA
- a CDS encoding guanosine monophosphate reductase — translation MNDIRTGLSYGDVLLVPQRSSVDSRSDVDLSTHLTPNLELETPLVSAAMDTVTESELAIALAEAGGVGTIHRFLTIEEQAEEVAAVTDAGQPVTAAVGINEDYLARTGALLEAGATAIVVDVAHGHMERTLEATKELRSTFPDINLIVGNVATAEGVEDLAEAGADCVKVGVGPGSHCTTRKVAGAGVPQLTAVDDCADVARERGVTVVADGGIRTSGDAVKALMAGADTVMLGSLFAGTAEAPSEIIELDGVRYKRSRGMATTTAASERNDKAENVRADEGVEGLTPYKGLVEDVAAEFCAGIRSGISYCGGHTIPEARENAAFIRVAASAREREGAHTDDEWETVSVDSMDTATADD, via the coding sequence ATGAACGACATACGGACGGGACTCAGTTACGGGGACGTGTTGCTGGTCCCACAGCGATCGTCCGTCGACAGCCGTAGCGATGTCGATCTATCGACACATCTCACGCCGAATCTCGAGCTCGAGACGCCGCTCGTCTCGGCCGCGATGGACACGGTCACGGAATCGGAACTCGCCATCGCGCTCGCCGAGGCCGGCGGCGTCGGGACGATCCACCGGTTCTTGACTATCGAGGAACAGGCTGAGGAGGTTGCCGCCGTCACCGACGCTGGACAGCCAGTCACTGCTGCTGTCGGGATCAACGAGGACTACCTCGCGCGGACCGGGGCGTTGCTCGAGGCTGGCGCGACGGCGATCGTCGTCGACGTTGCACACGGCCACATGGAACGGACTCTCGAAGCGACCAAGGAACTTCGGTCGACGTTTCCCGACATCAACCTGATCGTGGGGAACGTGGCGACGGCAGAAGGCGTCGAGGATCTCGCCGAGGCAGGAGCCGACTGCGTCAAGGTCGGCGTCGGCCCGGGCTCTCACTGTACGACGCGGAAAGTCGCCGGTGCTGGTGTGCCACAGTTGACGGCAGTCGACGACTGTGCCGACGTCGCTCGAGAACGTGGTGTCACTGTCGTCGCGGACGGCGGCATCCGGACCTCGGGAGATGCGGTGAAGGCGCTGATGGCCGGTGCGGATACCGTGATGCTCGGGAGCCTCTTTGCCGGAACGGCAGAGGCACCGAGCGAGATCATCGAACTCGATGGCGTTCGATACAAGCGCTCCCGTGGCATGGCTACGACGACGGCGGCGAGCGAACGGAACGACAAGGCAGAGAACGTCCGCGCCGACGAGGGCGTCGAAGGGCTGACGCCGTACAAGGGGCTGGTCGAGGACGTTGCGGCGGAGTTCTGTGCTGGCATCCGGTCCGGGATCTCTTACTGTGGCGGCCACACGATTCCGGAGGCACGGGAAAACGCAGCGTTCATCCGCGTTGCAGCAAGCGCCAGGGAGCGAGAAGGCGCTCACACCGACGACGAGTGGGAAACCGTCAGTGTCGACAGCATGGACACCGCAACGGCCGACGACTGA
- the pstA gene encoding phosphate ABC transporter permease PstA yields MSTKREPGFLADVDLTREKLVNRLFYGTLVVASLFGLVMLVLLIADVIWEAGQALSTFDIDIGTFLTATSSSRPERAGFGASILASLWLIGLTAVLAFFIAVGCAIYLVEYAPENRTTRLIEANLANLAGVPSIVYGLLVLALIVNDAGLGSVILAGAIALALLIVPIIIVATIESIRAVPSSVRDGSYAMGATKWQTIRRVVLPQAMPGILTGTILALARAIGETAPLIMVGTMLHATRYPSGPLSSFSAMPTQIYNWTYQADRMFNGLAALGIVVLLLFLVAMYALAGYLRNRYETDGGSISNV; encoded by the coding sequence ATGAGTACGAAACGCGAACCTGGATTCCTCGCTGACGTCGACCTGACGCGGGAAAAGTTGGTTAACCGGCTGTTCTACGGCACGCTCGTCGTCGCATCGCTGTTCGGACTCGTCATGCTGGTGCTGTTGATCGCGGACGTAATCTGGGAGGCCGGCCAGGCGCTATCGACGTTCGACATCGACATCGGTACGTTCCTCACGGCCACGTCCTCGTCGCGTCCGGAACGCGCTGGCTTCGGGGCGTCGATACTCGCCTCGCTCTGGCTGATCGGACTGACGGCCGTACTAGCCTTCTTTATCGCCGTCGGTTGCGCGATCTACCTGGTCGAGTACGCCCCGGAAAACCGCACCACCCGGCTGATCGAGGCAAATCTCGCAAACCTCGCTGGTGTCCCGTCGATCGTCTACGGACTGCTCGTTCTGGCGTTGATCGTCAACGACGCTGGATTGGGTTCGGTCATCCTCGCGGGAGCGATCGCCCTCGCGCTGTTGATCGTCCCGATCATCATCGTCGCCACGATCGAATCGATCCGGGCCGTGCCAAGCAGCGTCCGCGACGGCTCCTACGCCATGGGCGCGACGAAGTGGCAGACGATCCGCCGTGTCGTCCTCCCACAGGCGATGCCCGGTATCCTCACCGGCACGATTCTGGCGCTCGCCCGCGCCATCGGCGAGACGGCCCCGCTGATCATGGTCGGAACCATGCTGCACGCGACGCGGTACCCGTCGGGGCCACTCTCGTCGTTCAGCGCGATGCCGACCCAGATCTACAACTGGACCTACCAGGCCGACCGGATGTTCAACGGGCTGGCGGCACTCGGCATCGTCGTCTTACTGTTGTTCCTGGTCGCAATGTACGCCCTCGCGGGCTATCTGCGGAACCGATACGAAACCGACGGCGGATCGATCAGCAATGTCTAG
- a CDS encoding FAD-dependent oxidoreductase, translating to MSETFVIVGGDAAGMSAASKAKRDDPNLEVVVFERGEWVSYGACGLPYYVKGEIQSLESLVSVTPESFREERDIDLRTGHEVVAIDPDERTVTAESDAAAVVQSYDHLLVATGAEAVVPPIEGTDLDGVYTLGSMSDGNELREYVARARSSASFQQPDRGPACRHLEDCVGRVAVVGGGYIGIEMAEALAANDFEVTLFQRGDRLLAGFSEATSEHVIDHLREQGVDVRLQAEVQKLSGSRDAVDAVVTATARIPVEMVLLGTGVSPRTELAADAGIERGPTGAIATDAYRETNVPDVYAAGDCAEATHVVTGKPTYVPLALTANRHGRAVGQTVTGTPTEGGGVAGTAAVKAFDAEAARTGIVDHERARAAGFEPVTETITAKSRAGYYPEGSDVTVTLTADRETSRLLGASLVSEYGEGAVHRSHAIVAALEEDATVFDLENYDLAYAPPFNTTWDPVLVAAKVLGGQLRGK from the coding sequence ATGAGCGAGACGTTCGTGATCGTCGGTGGCGACGCGGCAGGCATGTCCGCGGCGAGCAAGGCGAAACGCGACGACCCCAACCTCGAGGTCGTCGTCTTCGAGAGGGGAGAGTGGGTCTCCTACGGGGCCTGCGGACTCCCCTACTACGTGAAAGGCGAGATCCAGTCGCTGGAGTCGCTCGTCTCGGTGACGCCCGAATCGTTCCGCGAGGAACGCGACATCGACCTGCGGACCGGCCACGAAGTCGTCGCAATCGACCCCGACGAACGGACGGTGACTGCCGAAAGCGACGCTGCAGCGGTCGTTCAGTCCTACGATCACCTGCTGGTCGCGACCGGTGCCGAAGCCGTCGTCCCGCCAATCGAGGGAACCGACCTGGACGGCGTCTACACACTCGGGTCGATGAGCGACGGGAACGAACTTCGGGAGTACGTCGCCCGAGCCCGCAGCAGCGCGTCGTTCCAGCAACCCGATCGTGGGCCTGCCTGTCGGCACCTCGAGGACTGTGTCGGGCGCGTCGCGGTCGTCGGCGGAGGGTACATCGGGATCGAGATGGCCGAGGCACTGGCAGCGAACGACTTCGAGGTGACGCTGTTCCAGCGTGGTGACCGGCTGCTGGCAGGATTCAGCGAGGCGACGAGCGAGCACGTTATCGACCACCTCCGCGAACAGGGCGTCGACGTCAGACTCCAGGCCGAGGTACAGAAGCTGTCGGGCAGCAGAGACGCCGTCGACGCCGTCGTCACCGCGACAGCCCGGATTCCGGTCGAGATGGTCCTGCTCGGAACTGGCGTCAGCCCACGGACCGAACTCGCCGCAGACGCAGGGATCGAACGCGGACCGACCGGGGCGATCGCGACCGACGCCTACCGCGAGACGAACGTCCCGGATGTCTACGCGGCCGGCGACTGTGCCGAAGCGACCCACGTCGTCACCGGGAAGCCGACCTACGTTCCACTGGCGTTGACCGCGAATCGTCACGGCCGCGCGGTCGGCCAGACCGTCACCGGAACACCGACGGAAGGCGGTGGCGTAGCGGGGACGGCCGCCGTCAAAGCCTTCGACGCCGAGGCCGCACGGACCGGAATCGTCGACCACGAACGCGCTCGAGCGGCTGGATTCGAGCCTGTCACCGAGACGATCACAGCGAAATCGCGTGCCGGCTACTACCCCGAAGGCAGCGACGTGACGGTTACCCTGACAGCCGACCGCGAGACCAGTCGTCTGCTAGGTGCAAGCCTCGTCAGCGAGTACGGGGAAGGTGCGGTCCACCGCAGCCACGCAATCGTCGCCGCTCTCGAGGAGGATGCGACGGTTTTCGACCTCGAGAACTACGACCTCGCGTACGCACCGCCGTTCAACACGACGTGGGACCCCGTGCTGGTCGCGGCGAAAGTGCTCGGCGGGCAGTTACGTGGGAAGTGA
- the msrA gene encoding peptide-methionine (S)-S-oxide reductase MsrA, with translation MDRATFGGGCFWCVEAAVEELEGVESVTSGYAGGHAEDPTYEEVCTGKTGHTEVVQLEYDPDVVVFEDLLEVFFTIHDPTTKDREGPDVGSQYRSAIYAHDDEQLETARKFAEELEAEGLYDGIVTEIEPLDTFYEAAAYHQNYFEKNPNDAYCTMHAAPKVEKVREKFETKASAADD, from the coding sequence ATGGACCGTGCGACATTCGGTGGCGGCTGTTTCTGGTGTGTCGAGGCGGCCGTCGAAGAACTCGAGGGCGTCGAATCTGTCACCTCCGGCTACGCGGGCGGCCACGCGGAGGACCCAACGTACGAGGAGGTCTGTACTGGAAAAACGGGCCACACCGAGGTCGTCCAACTCGAGTACGACCCCGACGTCGTGGTCTTCGAGGACCTGCTCGAGGTCTTCTTTACGATTCACGATCCGACGACGAAAGACCGCGAGGGGCCAGACGTCGGCTCGCAGTACCGATCGGCGATCTACGCCCACGACGACGAGCAACTCGAGACAGCCCGGAAATTCGCCGAAGAACTCGAGGCCGAGGGGCTGTACGACGGGATCGTAACGGAGATCGAACCGCTCGATACGTTCTACGAGGCCGCGGCGTATCACCAGAACTACTTCGAGAAGAACCCGAACGACGCCTACTGTACGATGCACGCGGCGCCGAAAGTCGAGAAAGTCCGCGAGAAATTCGAGACGAAAGCGTCGGCAGCCGACGACTGA
- a CDS encoding SRPBCC family protein yields the protein MPTYERRTTVQASLEDVWDFHSRTAGLEELTPDWMHLRIEAVMGSDGEADPDVLEEEAEVAMSIRPFGVGPRQHWTSVITDRDRDDGTAYFRDEMVHGPFDRWVHTHAFYADGDQTVLRDRVEYDLPLGPLGDAASPFSSLGFEAMFRDRHRRTKERLE from the coding sequence ATGCCGACCTACGAACGCCGAACGACAGTTCAGGCTTCGCTCGAGGACGTCTGGGACTTTCACTCGCGAACCGCGGGACTCGAGGAACTCACCCCGGACTGGATGCACCTTCGGATCGAGGCCGTAATGGGGTCCGACGGCGAGGCCGACCCCGACGTTCTCGAGGAGGAAGCAGAAGTCGCCATGTCGATCCGTCCGTTCGGCGTCGGGCCCCGGCAGCACTGGACGTCCGTCATCACGGACCGCGACCGGGACGACGGGACCGCGTACTTCCGCGACGAAATGGTCCACGGACCCTTCGATCGCTGGGTGCACACTCACGCTTTCTACGCCGACGGCGACCAGACAGTTCTCCGGGATCGCGTCGAGTACGACCTCCCGCTGGGGCCGCTGGGAGACGCCGCGTCGCCGTTCTCGTCACTCGGATTCGAGGCTATGTTCCGCGACCGACACCGCAGGACGAAGGAGCGACTCGAGTAA
- a CDS encoding PstS family phosphate ABC transporter substrate-binding protein — translation MAPSQNVRGSGLSRRSAIATIGSVGALALAGCMGGDEDGLSGTIQASGSNTVAPITQVAAEDFEAEFSGVGVNVEPEGTGAGFQEFCRANSAFQSASREITDEEVDLCGGNDVEYSHYTVGQDTLAVGVNEDNDWCEQITLDELREIWEFESDVQQWSDVRDEWPDEDIALHGRDSASGTFDYFTENINGEMGDIRDDYSPTSQTDEIWDAVADNEYALGWGGVGHLRSLQEQGGTLKTVAVESETDGEFYPPEEQYIEEGQYSPLARPLFFYFNHAELEERPDLIASFARFYINNQHEFATTVDFYRATDQDIVDNHDQLDSVLEEIGEDPDEITVERQDP, via the coding sequence ATGGCACCAAGCCAGAACGTACGAGGAAGCGGACTGAGTCGACGATCGGCGATCGCCACTATCGGTAGTGTCGGTGCACTGGCACTGGCCGGTTGCATGGGTGGAGACGAAGACGGACTCTCTGGAACGATCCAGGCCTCCGGTTCCAACACCGTGGCACCGATCACACAGGTGGCCGCCGAGGACTTCGAGGCGGAATTCTCCGGCGTCGGCGTGAACGTCGAACCAGAGGGAACCGGGGCTGGGTTTCAGGAATTTTGCCGCGCGAACTCGGCGTTCCAGAGTGCGAGCCGTGAAATCACTGACGAGGAGGTCGATCTCTGTGGCGGGAACGACGTCGAGTACAGCCACTACACGGTTGGACAGGATACGCTCGCGGTCGGCGTCAACGAGGACAACGACTGGTGTGAGCAGATCACCCTGGACGAGCTTCGGGAAATCTGGGAGTTCGAATCCGACGTTCAACAGTGGAGCGACGTTCGTGACGAGTGGCCGGACGAAGACATCGCACTCCACGGACGCGACTCCGCCTCCGGCACGTTCGATTACTTCACCGAGAACATCAACGGCGAAATGGGGGACATTCGGGACGACTACTCCCCGACGAGCCAGACCGACGAGATCTGGGACGCGGTCGCGGACAACGAGTACGCCCTCGGCTGGGGTGGCGTCGGCCACCTCAGAAGCCTCCAAGAACAGGGTGGGACTCTGAAAACCGTCGCGGTCGAGAGCGAGACCGACGGCGAGTTCTACCCGCCAGAAGAACAATACATCGAAGAGGGCCAGTACTCCCCGCTCGCTCGGCCGCTGTTCTTCTACTTCAACCACGCCGAACTCGAGGAGCGACCGGACCTGATCGCGTCGTTTGCCCGCTTCTACATCAACAACCAGCACGAGTTCGCCACGACAGTCGACTTCTACCGAGCGACCGACCAGGACATCGTCGACAACCACGACCAACTCGACAGCGTGCTCGAGGAGATCGGCGAAGACCCCGACGAGATCACGGTCGAGCGACAGGACCCCTGA